In Cardinium endosymbiont of Dermatophagoides farinae, the sequence TAATCGCAGAGAGATTGAAGCTTTGCCTAAACCTATATTGATTCAGCGCTTTTTAAAAAAGGTTGACCTGTCCTAGCTAAAAATATTGGAGTAGCTGTTTGGTTATGCTCACAGCCTATCTGCTGCTTACTCCTTTCGCATACAAGTTTTATGAAGGGAAGTTTTCTTTTTTGAACAAAAAACTTTACCTTGCAACCAGCGTTTTTTTCTTAGATCTCTTTCAAAACCTATTTTGTGGCAGGCAATTTTTAGGGGAAGTGCAGTTGAGCACTGTAGCATACTAGATGTATGAGGCGCATAGACAAGCTTCGGGCCAGCGCAATCGAGTTTTAAAAGAGATCTATTCCAACCTTGAATCAAGGTCCTATAGGTTGCTCGTTTCACAACTTTATAAATAGGAAGGTAGGGTAAAGCGCTTGAAGTTTAATTTATTAATATAGTTTTTTATTTCCCATGGAAGGAGTAGTAAAATGGTTTGACCCAGCTAAAGGTTATGGGTTTATCAAACCAGTAAATGGAGGTAAGGATGTCTTTGTGCACATAAGTGCACTTGTTGCATCTAGAGTAAGCATGATAGACCAAGGCCAATCGGTGGACTTTGAAATCACCAGCGATAGAGGTAAGGAGGTAGCTAGTAACATTAAAGTTCTTGATGCGTAAAACGTATCAAGAACTTTATTAAATTTTAACATTGTACTTTGAGTAATACTTTTCAAAAATATAATCTGCCATCAGCTCTGTTAGGGGCGTTGGCAAGAATGCAGTATGAACACCCTACTGCCA encodes:
- a CDS encoding cold-shock protein, with amino-acid sequence MEGVVKWFDPAKGYGFIKPVNGGKDVFVHISALVASRVSMIDQGQSVDFEITSDRGKEVASNIKVLDA